In Capsicum annuum cultivar UCD-10X-F1 chromosome 8, UCD10Xv1.1, whole genome shotgun sequence, the genomic window TATTGGTGTACAGGGATGTGATGAGACTGATGTAGAAGATGTTGGTATACAAGGAGGTGATGAAGCTGATGTAGAAGATATCCATGCAGAAGATATTAACCTAGAAGATTTTGGTGTAGAAGGAGGTGATGAGGTTGATGTAGAAGACATTAATGAAGAAGATATTAATAGGCTAACAAGTGAGTTATCAGATTATTTGAGTAGTGATTCAGATCTTGGAGATATTCCTTCAGAAGATGGCTCAGATGTTGATGAGGAGTTGAGGGCTTTTAGGcaagaaagaagggaaaaaagccaacaacaaagaaagaaacaaaaaagcaagaaaaaaggcTGTTGAAACTGAAGAAGTACCTGTGGGAGTTGCTAGTTGTGTAGATAGAGGCTTTGGGGATATTGGTAAAAGTAAGGCTACCAAATATTCTGGAAAGTTGGGTGGAGATGAGGAATATATTGATAGTTCTAATTGTTGGAGAGAAGATAGTGAAGAGATAGATGTAGATGCTGTTAGAGGAGTAGATCTACCTAGAAGAAGGAGAAGCAAGAAAACTAGGTATGATGAAAATTGTGAGTTTTCTGTGTATGAGCTTAGAATGATTTTTGCGGGTGCAAATCAGTTTAGAAAAGCTGTTGCAGATTATGCTGTAGAGTATAGAAGGCAGGTGAAGTTAAAACCTAATGAAAAACATAGAATAAAGGTGAAGTGCATTGCAGCTAATTGCAACTTGGTTGTTGTTTGCTTCTACTGATAGGGATTCAGGTGATTTTATCGTTGAGAACTATAACCCTATTCACAAATGTATACCTCTAAACAAGAACAAGATGTGTGATTCAAAGCTGGTTGCTAGAAAGTTCAAGGACAGAATAGCTTCTCAGCCATACATTAGGATTTGGGAAATTCAGGATTTAGTAAGAGAGGTGTTGGGTCTTTATGTAGGTGAAACTATTTGGTATAGGTCTAAACAGATTGTTATGAGGGAGAATATGGGAGATTGGAAGCTGAAATTTGCCAGATTATGTGACTATGCAGATATGATCAAGACAACAAATCCTGGAAGTTCTTGTTGGATAAAAATTGACAAAGAAACTGAACCAGGAAAGAACCTCTTTGTTTATTTCTATGTGTGCTTTCATGCCTTCAAGCAAGGATGGTTAGATGGGTGTAGGAAAGTTATTGGTTTTGATGGATACTTTCTCAAAGGAGCTTGTAAAGGTGAGTTGTTGGTTGCTGTAGGGAAAAATGACAACAACCAAATGTATCCTATTGCATGGGCAGTTGTGGATACTGAAACAAAACATAGCTGGGATTGGTTCATAAGGTATCTGATTGCAGATCTAAATCTGGGAACTGGTGAAGGCTTGACTGTAATGTCAGACCAACAAAAGGTACCAccacttaattatttttctcattacttgactttattttctaataatattCCTGTTTTAATAATACTTTATACTTATTACAGGGTCTTGTTCCTGTTTTGATATATCTGCTACCAAATGTTGATAGAAAAATGTGTGCTAGGCATATTTGAAGCAATTGACATGTGCAGTGGAGAGGAGAAGAGAGAAGGAAACAGTTTTGGAGATGTGCAAAAGCAAGTTTTTAAGTAAAGTTTAGAGAGGGGATGCAAACAATGTCAAGGCTAGGTAAGAAAGAAATAACTGAGGACATGCTGATTAATCCTCCTACTTCTTGGTGTAGggcatatttcaaaacatattccAAATGTGATATTGTAGAAAATAACATGTGTGAGACTTTCAATTCTTGGATCTTAGCTGCTAGACATAAGTCCATAATCACAATGTTAGAGGATATCAGACATCAACTGATGAATAGACATGTAGATATAATTAAATTTGCAGAAACATGGATTTCAGACATTGCACCTATGGCAAGAACTATTTTAGAAGCTAACAAGGAATCTTCAAATAGGTGTAGAGTTTTATGAAATGGAgttaatggttttgaaattgAGGATGGAGGTTACACATTTGTTGTTCACTTGGACAAGAAATATTGTGATTGTAGGTTATGGATGTTAAGAGGTATTCCTTGTCCTCGTGCCATTTGTGCTTATTATTACTTGAATGTAGATCCTGATCAGCATGTAGAGCACTGGTATAAGAAAGAAATCTTTCTTAAGTCTTATAGCCATTTTATTCAACCAATTACCAATATGAGAATGTGGTCGGAAACCCAAAACCCATCAATTGAACCTCCAAAATCAAGAAAGATGCCAGGCAGACCTAGCAAGAACAGAAGGAAGAAGAAGGATGAGCCAAAAAAGTGCGGCAAACTCTCAAAAAAAGGTGTCAAGATCACTTGTTCAAGGTGTAAACAAGTTGGCCATAACAAGACTGTATGTGCCAAAATGGTAAGCCTTAAATGACTTTCATAATAGTTTGTAAATTTAACATATTTCTTAGCTTTTCATATTTCTGTTTGTATGTTAGAATGTGATGGGGAACAGTAATATTAGTCAACCTAGTTGTCAGCCTGAAGCTTCATGGAATCCAACACCACCATAATTAAGTTCTATTTGTGGTGACACCAGTGCAATGGCAAGACATACCTACACTCAAAGTCAGACAACAAGAGTAAGTTATATATGTTCTGCTGCCTTAATATTTTTGTCCtgcttaatattattattgaaaaatgttgaaaatattgtgtTGCATTTATTCACAGTCAAGCGCCACCTTTCATACATATGCAACTACACAATCCAGTCAATCAGGATCTATTTGTGCTGACACAGCTGTTGTGCCAAGAGCACCTCAAAGAAAGGTGTCAAGTGTGGCTGGTAGAGGTCAAGGTGCTGCTGGTAGAGGTAAAGGTTCTGCTGATAGAGATAAAGGTTGTTCTGGTAGGGATGGTGGTTCTGGTAGTGGTCAATTTGGTGTTGATAGGGGAGGTGAAAGAGGAATTGGTAGAGCTCAAGGTTTTGCTGGTATAGGTAAAGGTTGTTCTGGTAGGGATGATGGTTCTGGTAGTGGATAATTTGGTGCTGATAGGGGTGGTGAAGGAGGAATTGGTAGAGGTCAATGAGGGAGTGGTAGAGGATTGCCAAGAAAAATAGCCAATGCAAGAGGGACCTCATTTGAAAGTGGAAGAAATGTTTCTTCCAGTCAAGTACCACCTTTGCCGACCAACAAGAGGTCATACAATGCTACCCCATTTGCTGCTGCTACTGGATACAAAAGGCCTGCAATTGGTTTTGGTGTTTACTTTGATCGAGCAACTGGAACCCACGTGTACAATGtatttatttctgtctcattatttacctataataatgtttGCCCTAATGTTTTTATTCAAGTTTTCAATGTTTACTGTCTTACAATTTTGTCTAATTTTGCAGCCAGGTACATCAAGTGAGAGGGTTCTTTATAGAGGTATAAATTTAAGGAGTGCTTCACCAACcaatatagatattggttttaaacCTAGTGGCCTAAAGTGGAATGGAAAAGATGCAGTCACCAGCACACAATTGCAATAAATGAaagcaaataagagaaaaaaagtggAACCAGCCAAGTCTTCTTCATCAATTGGATCTTTAGAAAAGTAGTTCATTTAGAAATGATTTGCATTGTAATGAGGGATAATGTCTTTGAACAAATTGTGTTACTAGTTTTTGAATAACTTTTTCTTAGGCAGCAATTAATGATTTTGGTGTATGCTGCAGTAGAACTATTCTGCTCAATGTTGAGCCTTTTTTGAACATCTTTACATCATGTATGCAGTTTTTAGCTTAATCTTGAGCTGTGTTAATATGATATCCAGCTGCTTGCACTTGTAATATAGTTCATTTTTATCATAACCTTCAGTAGTTACAAATAGGCTGTATGGTAATACCTTCAATAGCTACACAAGTAGACACAAAGTAGCCAATTGACAATGAGATTGTCatacaaaaatatgtcaattcattcaaacaactactacaaacaaaccaaacaactactacaaactaGGCCAACTACAAACTGAACAaacaactactactactacaaactaacgaaacaactactacaaactaaccaTTACAATATCCAATTGCCTATTCAATAGGCAAACTTAACTACTACACCTTACACCATATTAAAGAACCACTTTACAGTTAGAATAATGAGAAGAAGTAGAACAAGTCTATTCAATTTGAGCTTAGCACATTCCCTTTCAAGTTTAActttttgagtttttgcctcAATGCAATCAACTTCCcttctttatctttcaatttctcacacaaagtGTCCCTCTCTTGTTCAACGTCTTTGAGCTTTTGCTTCAATCGATCACACGAATTTTCACCATCTTTGCACCTAATTATTAAGCTCGATTCTACCTCAGGATATTGATGCACAGATATTGAAGGTTTtggatcaatccatctaaagtacCCACATCCaccattttcctaaaataaaaaaataatagaataataaaaaaaataccaaaaaaaataataattaaaatctgtGAAAATTATACAAACCTTTGGAACTTTACATCTAAAAAATCTACGACCCGGATTTGAAGGAGTCCTTGAAGTTCTTAAAGAACAAAATTCGAAACAGTAACACAAATCGGGAACATCAATATTGACGGAATTTTCCAACATTCTCATCGAAAATgcgagaaaaaaataatttaagagaaATTAGGAGATAACTTTGATAGTGAGATGAGAGAAGTTGATGAGGACCCATCTATGGAGgagagaatgaagaaaaaagaagagtaaaTTTAGGTTAAAAAGAGGGAAATTGAAGGGAATGGCAAAAGTAACGTTATTTAACGTTAACTTTTGCCACATgtacatttttttagttttcacgCGACTCAGGCGGTTGCACAGCATGCGCAGTGCCATGTGGGCAAAAAATGCCCAATAGGAACAAAATTGGGAAATTTAGGGGtttgataggtacaagcctttGTTTAGGGGCCTAGgtgaattttagggacaagtttAAGGAGCTATCGATGGGTTTGGTCTTAGTAATTCTTACTATTGATGCCTCCCGTTGCTTGTTCAATGTACTAAAAGTTCTCTTTTtgcaaaataaatagaaaataattttttttcctccgATTATCCCTTaacattaaataataatttatcagTGATAAAGTTATATTGtgtgtttttttttaatgaatgtgaagtcaaacataaataaataaacctGGACGGAGGCCGAACACATTCAAGAAACGCCTTATCGCTGGATTGTTGCAATTATTATGTTACCAATCGACTTAGTTACGGATAAGAAGTAACAAAGTTTGTGctcaccaacatgggttgtagtgcagtggatggggctgttccacccttaaccagaggttgagggttcgaccctgggtatgaaGAAAACTCTGTTGGAGCGCTGCCATCTTAATGAGCCCTGCAATGCGCGATCCAGATTAATCagggctccaatgcgggcaccggacaccggatgggaaaccaaaaaaagttTGTGCTCAAAATGGAAAAGTGCATCCCTTTCTTAtccaaaaaatatatgaaatgtaTAACTAATTGTATCTGTCTAACAAACGTATGATACAATAATATCACATAACCAAAAGCTTAAAGAGGTTGCTTGTTTGGCTTTTGTGTCATGGGCAAGGACAGATACAAATGTGAAAGGCCTCAACCTCACATTTGTCAACTTGGGGTGATTAATACAAAGTTGTTAAGAGTCCTTTTCTTCAAATCCCAGCAATAACAGCCCAACTGGATGTGGTTCTACTTTCCTCATTTTACTTCTTCTACTTCTATCCTTGGACTAGGAGAGTACCAAAGTTCTctcacaatttatcaaacatatttacAAAATTTGATAGCTTAGTTGATATTTGATCACCCCAATTTACAAGATCTATGCGTGCTTCTTCTTTAATTCTCTCTTCGTTTcagtttgtttgttttattttttctttttagtccgtttaaaaaagaatgccTCTTCTCTTGTTTGGCAACTCTTTCATTGAGAAATAAAATTCCATCCGTTCTTTGTCAAACCACgctttattttgttttggttgaAGAATAAGACACTACTGCAATTTAGGATCCATTAAAATACATTCACACTATTAGTCTGAATTCTTGAATGTGAGTACCTAGTCCCTGCACTTGGTGAATTCAATGAATTGTTATATGTTAAAGCTGTGTAGCCCTTCACTTTTTCTTGAAACTGTCTTCAGTCATTTCAATGGGCCAGGGAAGCAAACTCCTCCACACTCCACAGGGACTGACATTATTGCACTTGAAACAATGCTAACATTATCTTGTGCTCTTCAAGAAACAAAGGTCTCTGACATGCATGCCATGAGTTTGATTGTTATTCGAAAGATGGAAGTAGCGAACTACTTTTAAAGACAAACATCAAGACCTATTAGATTTGGGCACGTACATTACACTCTTCCCCAGCTGATACCCAGACAAACATGTAAAAAAATCGTGTACATTTGCTCCCGGCAGCAGGAATACTATGTCTATCCAAAACCCAGTAATGAATTACAATTTCTAGTCATGACTGTACTAGTAATCCAGGGGGAGAGAGCAAAATGATAGGAGAAAATTGTCCTTCCTTGCAATGCAACTACGATTGTTCACCAGCTGCTGCAAGTGGTTGAAGGGCTTTCATTGGATTCAAGATGACACCATCGATTAGCCCGTAATCTTTAGCTTCCTTCGCGCTCATGAAAAAATCACGATCAGTGTCCTGGTTAATCTTCTCAAGGCTTTGACCAGTGTGGTAGGCAAGGTAACCATTCAAATTTGCTTTGTGATGCAACATCTCATTAGCCTGGACATCATTGTCAACATTGATTTAGCTCTAAGTATCTCATCCTTACCAATCTACACATACGAGAGTTGCACAACGAAAACATGCATttatgtctgcctctgcttctcAGCATGAAAAGTAGAAATGATTTAACTTACTGAATAGAAGTTTCACAATTTGAGTTATGACACAAGAGAAACAGAATTCTATAAGCTCTGACTAACCAGTGTACATAAGCTGGAATGATGGAAAGTTAATTTGCGTAATCGCAAAATTGTCTAAACTACATATAACTACTTTGCCTCAGTCCCAAGCAAGTTGGGGAATATTGTCTTAAACTAGATGCATTCTCTCAATGAATGGTTTCAAAAGATTAACTTTTCGATGGGATTGGATGGGAATAATCCCAGTGTCTAGGGTAAATAACCATGATTGTATTATATTTTACCACCACCAACATCGCAACATTGTCCCACTTATTATGCAAACTCTAAATAAAAAAGGAGCTGGATATTTTCTTCTAAGTTCCCATCacaaatatattattaaaagCTACTCTTTCTATCAATCTAGTTTATTTTTATGGGACAAGTAGTCCTCAAGTAggggggtaaggtctgcgtattCCCACCCCCCGCAGGTACTTCTTTGTAAGCATTTTGTGTCAAGTGATTTTTGCTTTTCAAGGGTCAGAAGTTCTGACTCGGGAAATTTAGAATTGGATCCTTTACTTTATAAAACCACCACTTTCAAATGTATTTTTTATCTGTCAGCATATGGAGCAAAatgtatcaaaaaataaaataaaatcagaGTCGGGATTCCAGATTCTAGCATCCCTTTTAGTGATGGACAGGATTCCAGAATGGAACATTTAAATCAAAATCAGATGTTGCACTCTATATCCATTATATTACAATATTGACTCCTAAATtcaaacttttaaaataaaaactgtGGCATACAATAAAGTGAATGATTATACCTGTATATCTACATCAGTTTGTCCACCTTGAGCACCACCAAGAGGCTGGTGAATCATTATCCTTGAATTTGGTAAGCTATATCTCTTTCCTTCAAGATGATAACAGCATCAAAAGTTAAGAGCAAGAACAATAAGTACAGAATAAGGAGAGTTAGTCTAGCCTTGAATCAGCTATTCAATTTACCTTTAGTGCCAGCACTGAGAAGAAAAGCCCCCATACTGCAATGCCGCAAAACACAAATTAGCTACGAAAGACAATCTATCTATTCCATGAAAAAAAGACTAAGGTGATTAATCACCTTAGGGTACTAAAAGTAAAATAGACTCCATAAATTCCACAAGTAACTGAATGTGAAGTCTCGAATGAcacacttttttgaaaaaaaacttGTAAATTGTTCCACCACTCGCCCATCTAATCGATATGAAGGTTAAGGAAAAAACCGTGTGAAAGGTGAGTAGATCGTCAAAGCAATGTAACATCAACGTGGAAATAGTATCAAATAACACATCTGTACAGACAcataataaattcatattagcttCATTTCTTTGACATGGTACACTTCTTCATATAAGGAAGTCCCCAGGAATTTGAGATCAAGAGAACTGGCACAGTATAGGAAGAGGGCTTATAAGGGGCTAAGGGTGTATGAAAGgaggaaagaaagaataaaggCAGGACGAGAAGAAGGAACAGaaaatccaatcccaaaattttcaaatatatccACTATTTTCAGGTATGATAAGATCATCTTCAAAGAGAAACACAAAGGTACATAAAGTAACCAAAATCAGTACCTTGCAGCGAGTCCAACACAGACAGTGGAGACATCAGGTCGAATATGTCGCATGGTATCGAATACGGCCATTCCTGAGATAATAATAGGTGCATAGCAATTGATGAACCACACATTGAAGTAAACGGTAAAATCTTGTAGTAACTGTTCAATACTACAGTAAAAGCTAAATAACTATGGCAGATTGACAACAGAAATATGAGTTTTACTGGAAACACTTATTATACCTGCTGTTACTGAACCTCCTGGAGAGTTGACATACATGACAATGTCCTGTGTAGTAAATTAAAGAGGTGCTCAGTTGAATTAAAAGAAAGCCGTCTAAGAAGTAAATAAAAGGATGCAGTTAAAAAAAAGTAGGGGAAAAACAGTTTTAGAACTAAAAGCTTAACCGAAAAGAGATGCTCCTACGACATAACAAGCATATGTCAAAAGAGGAGCAGAGCTGGATAAAATAAAACCATCGCAGCACCTTTGTATTCATTCTTGTTCAATAAAAAGcaaatttttgatctttttatatGAAGCTGATCAACGGGAAAACCTCATATAATCATGGCATAAGGGCTATCGACTACATCAGTATATAGAATTAGACCAGGAGAAAGAGACGTAAAGGTGTAACTTTCACATGTCTCGCTTAGGCCTTGACATTCTTCACTTGTTTGGTTCATGCACAACTGGACACTGAGACCTCAGTAGGCCAGCTCAAGCACAGAAGTTATGCTGGCATATCAATTAACATGATATGCTGAAAATTCCAGCATGAAAAGAGGCAAGAAATTCATAAATTGCTCAAGCAATTAAGCAATAGATAGATCATATTTAGGCAAACAAAATTGATGGATTGAAGTTTACAAATACAAAAGATGATATATACTACCAAAGGAATGCCTAATGCAGAATCTCCTTTAAGTTGAAACATCTAATATTTTAACCAAGTATATCCCATGAATTAAAAGTGCATTCTAAAAGATATACCTTTGTGGGATCAACAGCATCAAGATAAAGAAGCTGAGCGACTATGATATTAGCCATATCATCATCAACTGCTCCACCACATCGTATGATCCTCtacaaaatgataataataataacaataacacagGACTCAAAATTTTAGCAAGTACATTGAGACTTTGTGGTGAATGTTAAATCTACCATAAGAGTACAAATTCTTACATATTGAAAGAGCTGGCTGATCACACTCTGAAATCGTTCTTGAACCATCGGCGGTGGTCCTTGACCTTGGGCATATGTAGGAAAATAAGGTGATGATGGCATTTGCACGTCATCTCTGCAAAACCCAATAACAAGGAATAATCATAAGTTATAACAGATTTCTGGACACATAAGATGACAAAGTAACTAAGTCATTAACAATGAATGCTTACAACTTATGTGTTCCACAGGTCCACAAACTAAATCTTTTAACTTATAAAAATCCCATAAAATGACCAAACAGCCTTCTACTTTTTTTTAGAGAACTCACAAAATTCTCTTtaagaagaaaagcaaaatataaataaaagtagtACTTCCTGTGTCTTAATTTACACAA contains:
- the LOC124886685 gene encoding uncharacterized protein At4g04775-like encodes the protein MRMLENSVNIDVPDLCYCFEFCSLRTSRTPSNPGRRFFRCKVPKENGGCGYFRWIDPKPSISVHQYPEVESSLIIRCKDGENSCDRLKQKLKDVEQERDTLCEKLKDKEGKLIALRQKLKKLNLKGNVLSSN
- the LOC107839701 gene encoding ATP-dependent Clp protease proteolytic subunit 5, chloroplastic; this translates as MAHSCIATTSSISKLNSPIYPSDSSNFTHISLPFKQLPFRKVKSVGKVKSRGNSTVKVLYSGADWDLAKPSRSGIWSIRDDVQMPSSPYFPTYAQGQGPPPMVQERFQSVISQLFQYRIIRCGGAVDDDMANIIVAQLLYLDAVDPTKDIVMYVNSPGGSVTAGMAVFDTMRHIRPDVSTVCVGLAASMGAFLLSAGTKGKRYSLPNSRIMIHQPLGGAQGGQTDVDIQANEMLHHKANLNGYLAYHTGQSLEKINQDTDRDFFMSAKEAKDYGLIDGVILNPMKALQPLAAAGEQS